The proteins below are encoded in one region of Pseudomonas sp. SCB32:
- a CDS encoding HAD-IA family hydrolase, translating into MREYSLLIFDWDGTLVDSIGRIVESMRVAALNSGLPERSDEAIKGIIGLGLPEAIQTLYPEIEEGESLDRFRRDYGEHYLSLEVQPSPLFPGVAEAMVEFRRAGYQLAVATGKNRRGLDRVLAGQGWTDFFDITRAADESASKPDPRMLREILEHCRVDARDALMVGDSPFDLDMARRAGMDSVAVGYGAQSLETLREYAPALEVGHFNELRAWLAGRAVKPVLEVGNDVG; encoded by the coding sequence ATGCGTGAGTATTCCCTGCTGATCTTCGATTGGGACGGCACGCTGGTGGACTCCATCGGCCGCATCGTCGAGTCGATGCGCGTTGCGGCGCTCAACTCCGGGCTGCCGGAGCGCAGTGACGAGGCGATCAAGGGCATCATCGGTCTCGGTCTGCCCGAGGCTATTCAGACGCTCTATCCGGAAATAGAAGAGGGCGAGTCGCTGGACCGCTTCCGCCGCGACTACGGCGAGCACTATCTGAGCCTCGAAGTGCAGCCGTCGCCGCTGTTTCCTGGTGTTGCCGAGGCGATGGTCGAGTTTCGCCGTGCGGGTTACCAGTTGGCGGTCGCCACCGGCAAGAATCGCCGGGGGCTGGATCGCGTGCTGGCGGGGCAGGGCTGGACCGATTTCTTCGATATCACCCGCGCTGCCGACGAGTCGGCAAGCAAGCCTGATCCGCGCATGCTGCGTGAGATTCTCGAACATTGCCGGGTGGATGCGCGCGATGCGCTGATGGTGGGGGATTCGCCCTTCGATCTGGATATGGCGCGCCGGGCGGGCATGGATTCGGTGGCGGTGGGCTATGGTGCGCAGTCGCTGGAGACTCTGAGAGAGTATGCTCCGGCGCTGGAAGTGGGACATTTCAATGAATTGCGCGCCTGGTTGGCCGGGCGTGCGGTGAAGCCGGTGCTCGAGGTAGGCAACGATGTCGGATGA
- the rluC gene encoding 23S rRNA pseudouridine(955/2504/2580) synthase RluC, whose product MTNPAPPTSGVQLLEVAPEYAGQRIDNFLRTQLKGVPKTLIYRILRKGEVRVNKGRIKPEYKLQAGDVVRVPPLRLAERDEPVPLAQGLLERLEASIVFEDKALIVVNKPTGIAVHGGSGLNYGVIEAFRQLRPECKDLELVHRLDRDTSGLLMIAKKRSMLRHLHGALRGERMVDKRYHALVRGNWPAAKKQIAVPLLKNNLRSGERVVEVNPEGKEALTEFKVLRRFGDFATLVEARPITGRTHQIRVHAKHAGHSIAGDPKYGDEDFSREIRELGGKRLFLHSAFLRVPMPDGSVLELEAPVDEVWQRTVERLDA is encoded by the coding sequence ATGACGAATCCTGCCCCTCCGACTTCCGGCGTCCAGCTGCTTGAAGTCGCGCCGGAGTATGCCGGCCAACGCATCGACAATTTCCTCCGCACCCAGCTAAAGGGCGTGCCCAAGACCCTGATCTACCGCATCCTTCGCAAGGGTGAGGTGCGGGTCAATAAAGGCCGCATCAAGCCCGAGTACAAGCTGCAGGCTGGCGACGTGGTGCGCGTGCCACCGCTGCGCCTCGCCGAGCGCGACGAGCCCGTGCCGCTGGCTCAGGGGCTGCTGGAGCGCCTGGAGGCTTCCATCGTCTTCGAAGACAAGGCGCTGATCGTGGTGAACAAGCCCACCGGTATCGCCGTGCACGGCGGTAGCGGGCTGAACTACGGTGTCATCGAGGCTTTCCGCCAGTTGCGTCCGGAGTGCAAGGATCTGGAGTTGGTGCATCGCCTGGATCGTGATACGTCCGGGCTGCTGATGATCGCCAAGAAGCGCAGCATGCTCCGTCACCTGCACGGCGCCCTGCGCGGCGAGCGGATGGTGGACAAGCGCTACCACGCCCTGGTGCGTGGCAACTGGCCGGCGGCGAAGAAGCAGATTGCCGTGCCGCTGCTGAAGAACAACCTGCGTTCCGGCGAGCGCGTGGTGGAAGTGAATCCCGAAGGCAAAGAAGCGCTGACCGAGTTCAAGGTGCTGCGCCGCTTCGGTGACTTCGCCACCCTGGTGGAGGCGCGCCCGATCACCGGGCGTACCCATCAGATTCGCGTGCATGCCAAGCATGCTGGTCATTCCATTGCCGGTGACCCCAAGTACGGCGACGAGGATTTCTCCCGCGAGATCCGCGAGCTGGGCGGCAAGCGCCTGTTCCTGCATTCCGCGTTCCTGCGCGTGCCGATGCCGGATGGTTCGGTGCTGGAGCTGGAAGCGCCGGTCGATGAGGTCTGGCAGCGCACCGTGGAGCGCCTGGATGCGTGA
- the rne gene encoding ribonuclease E: MKRMLINATQPEELRVALVDGQRLFDLDIESGAREQKKANIYKGRITRIEPSLEAAFVDFGAERHGFLPLKEISREYFKKSPEGRINIKDVLSEGQEVIVQVEKEERGNKGAALTTFISLAGRYLVLMPNNPRAGGISRRIEGEERNELREALNGLNVPGDMGLIVRTAGLGRSSEELQWDLDYLLQLWGAIKEASGERSGPFLIYQESNVIIRAIRDYLRQDIGEVLIDSIDAQEEALNFIRQVMPQYASKVKLYQDSVPLFNRFQIESQIETAFQREVKLPSGGSIVIDPTEALVSIDINSARATKGGDIEETALQTNLEAAEEIARQLRLRDIGGLIVIDFIDMTPAKNQRAVEERVREALEADRARVQVGRISRFGLLEMSRQRLRPSLGETSGIVCPRCNGQGIIRDVESLSLAILRLIEEEALKDRTAEVRARVPFQVAAFLLNEKRNAITKIELRTRARIFILPDDHLETPHFEVQRLRDDSPELLVGQSSYEMAHIEHEEVQPISSTRTLVRQEAAVKTVSPQSPAPQQTAAEAAPAPVVEAPKPMPEPSLFQGLVKSLVSLFAGSKPEQPQPAAAEKPAAERSEGQGERRNGRQQNRRRDGRDGGRRDDERKERGERRRDERGERAERPAREERQPREERAERQPREERQPREERAERQPREERQPREERAERQPREERQPREERAERQPREERQPREERAERQPREERQPREERAERQPREERQPREERGERPGREERQPRGERAERQPREERQPREERQASDAAALESEELLNEELLEQDDQEGADGERPRRRSRGQRRRSNRRERQREAGVDGVEGEEAGEQTEQAAGEASTTATVVAAAATAAVVAEVAEAATEQQPAAEAASEAAQPVESHVVEAVRTESALEQTIEFLAKPAEQAAEPVAAEEVPAPAAETVAQPIEEPKVEAPVVAEEAPATAPAPAEDAASAVPANATGRASNDPRERRRQERLAREAAAAAAAAPQVEPAPAVEAVVEEAAAVEAEVVVEPAAEVTAETVAAEVVNEAEAIEQTEQSVAEQAEGEKAEKEEGNVVEKHHS, from the coding sequence ATGAAAAGAATGCTGATTAACGCAACTCAACCCGAAGAGTTGCGTGTAGCGCTGGTAGACGGCCAACGTCTGTTCGACCTGGACATCGAGTCCGGCGCGCGCGAACAGAAGAAAGCCAACATCTATAAAGGGCGCATCACCCGCATCGAACCCAGCCTCGAAGCCGCGTTCGTCGACTTCGGCGCCGAGCGCCACGGCTTCCTCCCCCTCAAAGAAATCTCCCGCGAATACTTCAAGAAAAGCCCTGAAGGCCGCATCAACATCAAGGATGTGCTCAGCGAAGGCCAGGAAGTCATCGTCCAGGTCGAGAAAGAGGAGCGCGGTAACAAGGGCGCAGCCCTGACCACCTTCATCAGCCTCGCCGGCCGTTACCTGGTGCTGATGCCGAACAACCCGCGCGCTGGCGGCATCTCCCGTCGTATCGAAGGCGAAGAGCGCAATGAACTGCGCGAAGCCCTGAACGGTCTGAACGTTCCTGGCGACATGGGCCTGATCGTCCGCACCGCGGGCCTCGGCCGCAGCTCCGAAGAGCTGCAGTGGGACCTCGACTACCTGCTGCAACTGTGGGGCGCCATCAAGGAAGCCTCCGGCGAGCGCAGCGGCCCGTTCCTGATCTATCAGGAAAGTAACGTCATCATCCGCGCCATCCGCGACTACCTGCGCCAGGACATCGGTGAAGTGCTGATCGACAGCATCGACGCCCAGGAAGAAGCCCTGAACTTCATCCGCCAGGTCATGCCGCAGTACGCGAGCAAGGTGAAGCTGTACCAGGACAGCGTTCCGCTGTTCAATCGCTTCCAGATCGAGAGCCAGATCGAAACCGCCTTCCAGCGTGAAGTGAAGCTGCCGTCGGGCGGCTCCATCGTCATCGACCCGACCGAAGCCCTGGTTTCCATCGACATCAACTCGGCGCGCGCCACCAAAGGCGGCGACATCGAGGAAACCGCGCTGCAGACCAACCTGGAAGCAGCCGAAGAGATCGCCCGCCAGCTGCGCCTGCGCGACATCGGCGGCCTGATCGTCATCGACTTCATCGACATGACCCCGGCGAAGAACCAGCGCGCCGTGGAAGAACGTGTGCGCGAAGCCCTGGAGGCCGACCGCGCCCGCGTCCAGGTCGGCCGCATCTCGCGCTTCGGCCTGCTGGAAATGTCCCGTCAGCGCCTGCGTCCGTCCCTGGGCGAGACCAGCGGCATCGTCTGCCCGCGCTGCAACGGCCAAGGCATCATCCGCGACGTCGAATCCCTGTCGCTGGCGATCCTGCGCCTGATCGAGGAAGAGGCCCTGAAGGACCGCACCGCCGAAGTTCGTGCGCGCGTGCCGTTCCAGGTTGCCGCCTTCCTGCTCAACGAAAAGCGCAACGCCATCACCAAGATCGAACTGCGCACCCGTGCGCGCATCTTCATTCTGCCGGACGATCACCTGGAAACTCCGCACTTCGAAGTGCAGCGCCTGCGTGACGACAGCCCCGAGCTGCTGGTTGGTCAATCCAGCTACGAGATGGCCCACATCGAGCACGAGGAAGTCCAGCCGATCAGTTCCACCCGCACCCTGGTCCGCCAGGAAGCCGCGGTGAAGACCGTTTCCCCGCAGTCCCCTGCCCCGCAGCAGACTGCCGCCGAAGCTGCGCCCGCGCCGGTTGTCGAAGCGCCCAAGCCAATGCCGGAGCCGAGCCTGTTCCAGGGCCTGGTGAAGTCGCTGGTCAGCCTGTTCGCCGGCAGCAAGCCGGAGCAGCCGCAACCTGCCGCCGCCGAGAAGCCGGCTGCAGAGCGCAGCGAAGGCCAGGGCGAGCGCCGCAACGGCCGTCAGCAGAACCGCCGCCGCGATGGCCGCGATGGTGGCCGCCGTGATGACGAGCGCAAAGAGCGTGGCGAGCGTCGCCGCGACGAGCGTGGCGAACGCGCCGAGCGCCCGGCCCGCGAAGAGCGTCAGCCGCGTGAAGAGCGCGCCGAGCGCCAGCCCCGCGAGGAGCGTCAGCCCCGTGAAGAGCGTGCCGAGCGTCAGCCCCGCGAGGAGCGTCAGCCCCGTGAAGAGCGTGCCGAGCGTCAGCCGCGCGAGGAACGCCAGCCGCGTGAAGAGCGTGCCGAGCGTCAGCCCCGCGAGGAGCGTCAGCCCCGCGAAGAGCGCGCCGAACGTCAGCCGCGCGAGGAGCGTCAGCCCCGCGAAGAGCGTGCCGAACGTCAACCGCGTGAAGAGCGCCAGCCCCGCGAAGAGCGTGGCGAGCGTCCGGGCCGCGAAGAGCGCCAGCCGCGTGGTGAGCGCGCCGAGCGCCAGCCGCGTGAAGAGCGTCAGCCGCGCGAGGAACGCCAGGCCAGCGATGCCGCCGCCCTGGAATCCGAAGAGCTGCTGAACGAAGAACTGCTGGAGCAGGACGACCAGGAAGGCGCCGATGGCGAGCGTCCGCGTCGCCGTTCCCGTGGCCAGCGCCGCCGCAGCAACCGCCGCGAGCGTCAGCGTGAAGCGGGTGTCGATGGTGTAGAAGGTGAAGAGGCTGGCGAGCAGACCGAACAGGCTGCTGGCGAAGCGTCGACCACCGCCACCGTGGTTGCCGCTGCAGCTACCGCCGCCGTCGTTGCCGAAGTGGCCGAAGCTGCCACCGAGCAGCAGCCAGCAGCCGAAGCCGCTTCCGAAGCCGCCCAGCCGGTCGAGTCGCACGTGGTCGAGGCCGTGCGCACCGAAAGCGCCCTGGAGCAGACCATCGAGTTCCTGGCCAAGCCCGCCGAACAGGCTGCTGAGCCGGTCGCTGCGGAAGAAGTGCCGGCGCCTGCCGCTGAAACCGTTGCCCAACCGATCGAAGAGCCCAAGGTAGAAGCTCCGGTGGTTGCCGAAGAAGCTCCGGCTACCGCTCCGGCTCCCGCCGAAGACGCTGCCTCGGCAGTTCCGGCCAACGCCACCGGCCGCGCCTCCAACGACCCGCGCGAGCGTCGTCGCCAAGAGCGCCTGGCTCGCGAAGCGGCTGCTGCCGCAGCTGCTGCTCCGCAGGTTGAGCCAGCTCCGGCTGTCGAAGCCGTGGTTGAAGAAGCCGCTGCCGTGGAAGCCGAAGTCGTGGTCGAGCCGGCCGCTGAAGTCACCGCCGAGACCGTCGCGGCCGAAGTGGTGAACGAAGCTGAAGCCATCGAGCAGACCGAGCAATCGGTTGCCGAGCAGGCTGAAGGCGAAAAAGCCGAGAAAGAAGAAGGCAACGTGGTAGAAAAACACCACAGCTGA
- the murB gene encoding UDP-N-acetylmuramate dehydrogenase translates to MTLQLQENLSLKSYNTFGVDVAARWFAQAHDDAEVRAGIAAAAEKGLPLMVIGGGSNLLLSRDVEALVLRMASRGIRVLSDDGARVVVEAEAGEVWDDFVRWTLAQGLGGLENLSLIPGTVGAAPMQNIGAYGVEIKDVFAGLTALDRETGELREFGLEDCAFAYRDSRFKREPGRWLILRVRFALSRTAQLHLDYGPVRQRLAEEGVTVPTPADVSRVICAIRREKLPDPAVLGNAGSFFKNPVVSEGQADELRTRYSDLVAYPQGDGLVKLAAGWLIDKAGWKGFRDGAAGVHAQQALVLVNYGGATGTQLYALAGRIREDIQQRFGVELEMEPNLY, encoded by the coding sequence GTGACGCTGCAACTGCAAGAAAACCTGTCCCTCAAGTCCTACAACACCTTTGGTGTCGACGTCGCGGCGCGCTGGTTCGCCCAGGCCCATGACGACGCCGAGGTGCGCGCAGGTATCGCCGCTGCTGCCGAAAAGGGCCTGCCGCTGATGGTGATCGGCGGTGGCAGCAACCTGCTGCTGAGCCGTGACGTCGAGGCGCTGGTACTGCGCATGGCTTCCCGTGGAATTCGCGTCCTCAGTGACGACGGTGCGCGCGTGGTGGTCGAGGCGGAAGCGGGGGAGGTCTGGGATGACTTCGTGCGCTGGACTCTGGCCCAGGGCCTGGGCGGGCTGGAAAACCTCAGCCTGATCCCCGGCACCGTGGGCGCCGCGCCCATGCAGAACATCGGCGCCTATGGCGTCGAGATCAAGGACGTATTCGCCGGCCTGACTGCGCTGGATCGTGAAACTGGCGAACTGCGAGAATTCGGCCTGGAAGACTGCGCGTTCGCCTACCGCGACAGCCGCTTCAAGCGCGAGCCGGGCCGCTGGCTGATCCTGCGGGTGCGCTTCGCCCTGAGCCGTACGGCGCAATTGCACCTGGACTACGGCCCGGTGCGCCAGCGATTGGCGGAGGAGGGCGTGACTGTACCGACTCCGGCCGATGTGTCGCGGGTGATTTGTGCGATCCGCCGCGAAAAGCTGCCCGACCCGGCAGTGCTCGGCAACGCCGGCAGCTTCTTCAAGAACCCGGTCGTTTCTGAAGGGCAGGCGGACGAGCTGCGTACGCGCTACAGCGACCTGGTGGCCTATCCGCAAGGTGATGGCCTGGTGAAACTGGCGGCTGGCTGGCTGATCGACAAGGCGGGCTGGAAAGGCTTCCGTGACGGCGCGGCTGGCGTGCATGCCCAGCAGGCGCTGGTGCTGGTCAACTACGGCGGGGCTACCGGTACGCAGCTGTATGCGCTGGCAGGGCGTATTCGTGAGGACATCCAGCAGCGCTTTGGCGTTGAGCTGGAGATGGAGCCGAATCTCTATTGA
- a CDS encoding low molecular weight protein-tyrosine-phosphatase produces the protein MKVLFVCLGNICRSPTAEGVFRHKVREAGLEARIEIDSAGTGDWHVGKAPDARTRAAALRRGYDLSSLRARQVSVADFSRYDLILAMDHANLRDLKHLRAGNGKAELDLFLRRYELEIDEVPDPYYGGEDGFEQVLDLVEQACDGLLMEVKRRL, from the coding sequence ATGAAGGTCCTGTTCGTCTGCCTGGGCAATATCTGCCGCTCGCCCACCGCCGAGGGTGTGTTCCGCCACAAGGTCCGCGAAGCGGGGCTTGAGGCGCGGATCGAGATCGACTCGGCGGGCACCGGCGACTGGCACGTGGGCAAGGCGCCGGATGCGCGCACTCGCGCCGCCGCGTTGCGCCGGGGGTATGACCTGTCGAGCCTGCGGGCGCGGCAGGTCAGCGTGGCGGACTTTTCCCGCTACGACCTGATTCTCGCCATGGATCACGCCAATCTGCGCGACCTGAAGCACCTGCGCGCCGGTAATGGCAAGGCCGAGCTGGACCTGTTCCTGCGCCGCTATGAGCTGGAAATCGACGAAGTTCCCGACCCGTACTACGGCGGCGAGGATGGCTTCGAGCAGGTGCTGGACCTGGTGGAGCAGGCCTGTGATGGCCTGCTCATGGAAGTGAAGAGGCGCCTGTGA
- the kdsB gene encoding 3-deoxy-manno-octulosonate cytidylyltransferase, which produces MSQAYTVVIPARYASTRLPGKPLQDIAGKPMIQHVWAQAGKSSTTQVVVATDDQRIFDACQSFGAEVVLTRADHNSGTDRLAEVADALGLADDAIVVNVQGDEPLVPPSIIDQVAANLAAHPEAGIATLCEEIHDPAALFNPNIVKVVSDKNGLALTFSRATLPWARDAFAVDRASLPANVPYRRHIGIYAYRARFLRDFVAWGPCWLEDTECLEQLRALWHGVRIHVADAQEAPQAGVDTPEDLERVRRILGA; this is translated from the coding sequence ATGAGCCAGGCCTACACCGTCGTTATTCCCGCCCGCTACGCCTCCACCCGTCTGCCCGGCAAGCCGCTGCAGGACATCGCCGGCAAGCCGATGATCCAGCACGTCTGGGCCCAGGCCGGCAAAAGCTCCACTACCCAGGTAGTAGTCGCCACTGACGATCAGCGCATTTTCGATGCCTGCCAGAGCTTTGGCGCCGAAGTGGTGCTGACCCGTGCCGACCACAACTCCGGCACCGACCGCCTGGCGGAAGTGGCGGACGCACTGGGCCTGGCCGACGACGCCATCGTGGTCAACGTGCAGGGCGACGAGCCGCTGGTGCCGCCGTCGATCATCGACCAGGTGGCCGCCAACCTCGCCGCACACCCGGAGGCCGGTATCGCCACCCTGTGCGAGGAAATCCATGACCCGGCGGCGCTGTTCAACCCGAACATCGTCAAGGTGGTCAGCGACAAGAACGGCCTGGCGCTGACCTTCAGCCGCGCCACGCTGCCGTGGGCCCGCGATGCCTTCGCGGTGGACCGCGCAAGCTTGCCGGCCAACGTGCCGTATCGCCGCCACATCGGCATCTACGCCTACCGCGCGCGCTTCCTCCGCGACTTCGTGGCCTGGGGCCCGTGCTGGCTGGAAGACACCGAGTGCCTGGAGCAGCTGCGCGCGCTCTGGCACGGCGTGCGCATCCATGTAGCTGACGCCCAGGAAGCGCCGCAGGCTGGCGTCGATACGCCGGAAGACCTGGAGCGCGTACGGCGCATCCTGGGGGCCTGA
- a CDS encoding Trm112 family protein encodes MDPKLLDILACPLCKGPLKLTDDKSELICKTDGLAYPVRDGIPVMLEGEARTLNVDERLDK; translated from the coding sequence ATGGACCCGAAACTCCTCGATATCCTCGCCTGTCCGCTGTGCAAGGGCCCGCTCAAGCTCACCGACGACAAGTCCGAGCTGATCTGCAAGACCGACGGCCTGGCCTACCCGGTGCGCGACGGCATCCCTGTGATGCTCGAAGGCGAGGCGCGCACCCTGAACGTCGACGAACGTCTGGACAAGTAA
- the lpxK gene encoding tetraacyldisaccharide 4'-kinase: MAFSDRLLDAWYKGHPALALLKPLELLYRRVAQGRRRDFLSGVKPAYRAPVPIIVVGNVTVGGTGKTPMILWLIEHCRALGLKVGVVSRGYGAKPPQTPWRVRAEQAAAEAGDEPLMIVRRSGVPLMIDPDRSSAVRALLAEEPLDLILCDDGLQHYRLARDLELVLIDAARGLGNGRCLPAGPLREPAERLGEVDAVLHNGAPSDPPGAFSFVLRPSALVNLASGERRGVEHFPAGQALHALAGIGNPQRFFATLEALNWRPIPHPFPDHAAYTAEQLRFTPALPLVMTEKDAVKCRSFAAPDWWYLAVEAQPSPAFVAWFDAQLERLVAR; the protein is encoded by the coding sequence ATGGCGTTCTCCGATCGCCTGCTCGACGCCTGGTACAAGGGCCATCCGGCCCTTGCCCTGCTCAAGCCGCTCGAACTGCTTTATCGGCGCGTTGCCCAAGGCCGTCGGCGAGACTTCCTCTCCGGCGTCAAACCTGCCTACCGCGCCCCGGTGCCGATCATCGTCGTCGGTAATGTGACCGTGGGCGGCACCGGCAAGACGCCGATGATCCTCTGGCTGATCGAGCACTGCCGCGCCCTTGGCCTCAAGGTCGGCGTGGTCAGCCGCGGCTATGGCGCCAAGCCGCCGCAGACGCCCTGGCGCGTGCGCGCCGAGCAAGCGGCGGCGGAGGCGGGCGACGAACCGCTGATGATCGTGCGCCGCAGCGGCGTCCCGCTGATGATCGACCCGGACCGCTCCAGCGCCGTGCGCGCGCTGCTGGCCGAAGAGCCGCTGGACCTGATCCTCTGCGATGACGGCCTGCAGCACTACCGGCTGGCCCGTGACCTGGAGTTGGTGCTGATCGACGCTGCCCGCGGCCTCGGCAACGGCCGCTGCCTGCCCGCCGGGCCGCTGCGTGAACCCGCCGAGCGATTGGGCGAAGTCGACGCCGTGCTGCACAACGGCGCACCGTCTGACCCGCCGGGCGCCTTCTCCTTCGTCCTGCGACCTTCCGCCCTGGTCAACCTGGCCAGCGGCGAACGCCGTGGCGTCGAGCATTTTCCCGCCGGTCAGGCGCTCCACGCCCTGGCCGGGATCGGCAACCCGCAGCGTTTCTTCGCAACGCTCGAGGCGCTAAACTGGCGGCCGATTCCGCATCCCTTCCCCGACCATGCGGCCTACACCGCCGAGCAGTTGCGCTTCACCCCGGCGCTGCCGCTGGTCATGACAGAGAAGGACGCGGTGAAATGCCGGTCCTTCGCCGCGCCCGACTGGTGGTACCTCGCCGTCGAAGCGCAGCCCTCGCCGGCCTTCGTCGCCTGGTTCGACGCCCAGTTAGAGCGCCTGGTCGCCCGCTGA
- a CDS encoding biopolymer transporter ExbD has product MKFRRRAGGAAREDVFINLASLIDVIFVLLLFFVVSTSFTKPAQLKVELPEAVSGTPPEATEIKQLEISISVEGHYALNGQSLARDDLENLMNAMQRESAGDNSLPVVITADGKVNYQSVVTAMDAAGKLGFTHLRITTIEAHSDKKP; this is encoded by the coding sequence GTGAAGTTCCGCCGCAGAGCGGGCGGAGCGGCCCGCGAGGACGTCTTCATCAACCTGGCGTCGCTGATCGATGTGATCTTCGTGCTGCTGCTGTTCTTCGTGGTCAGCACCTCGTTCACCAAGCCGGCGCAACTCAAGGTCGAACTGCCCGAGGCGGTCAGCGGTACCCCACCGGAAGCCACCGAAATCAAGCAGCTGGAAATTTCCATCAGCGTCGAAGGTCATTACGCCCTGAACGGCCAGAGCCTGGCCCGCGATGACCTGGAAAACCTGATGAACGCCATGCAGCGCGAATCCGCCGGCGACAACAGCCTGCCGGTAGTGATCACTGCCGATGGCAAGGTGAACTACCAGTCCGTGGTCACCGCGATGGATGCCGCAGGCAAGCTGGGCTTCACCCACTTGCGCATCACCACCATCGAGGCCCATTCGGACAAGAAGCCCTGA
- a CDS encoding MotA/TolQ/ExbB proton channel family protein, producing MWELVKAGGWMMLPILLSSIAAMAIVAERLWTLRKSRVAPPQLLGQVWKQIKDKKMNSQALKDLRASSPLGEVLAAGLANSKHGREIMKECIEEAASRVIHELERYLNALGTIAAMAPLLGLLGTVFGMIQIFSAFMGDGMANAPMLAGGISKALITTASGLIVAIPAVFFHRYLLRRVDELVIAMEQEAIKLVEVTQGDREVDFAEEGKA from the coding sequence GTGTGGGAACTGGTCAAAGCTGGCGGCTGGATGATGCTGCCGATCTTGCTGAGCTCCATCGCCGCCATGGCGATCGTCGCCGAACGTCTCTGGACCCTGCGCAAGAGCCGCGTGGCCCCGCCGCAACTGCTCGGCCAGGTGTGGAAGCAGATCAAGGACAAGAAGATGAACAGCCAGGCCCTCAAGGACCTGCGCGCGTCGTCCCCGCTGGGTGAAGTCCTTGCCGCCGGCCTGGCCAACTCCAAGCATGGCCGCGAGATCATGAAGGAGTGCATCGAGGAGGCCGCGTCCCGCGTCATCCACGAACTGGAGCGCTACCTCAACGCGCTGGGCACCATCGCCGCCATGGCCCCGCTGCTCGGCCTGCTGGGCACCGTGTTCGGCATGATCCAGATCTTCAGTGCCTTCATGGGTGATGGCATGGCCAACGCGCCGATGCTTGCCGGCGGTATCTCCAAGGCCCTGATCACCACGGCTTCCGGCCTGATCGTGGCGATCCCGGCGGTGTTCTTCCACCGTTACCTGCTGCGCCGCGTCGATGAACTGGTCATCGCCATGGAGCAGGAAGCCATCAAGCTGGTGGAAGTGACCCAGGGCGATCGCGAAGTCGATTTCGCCGAGGAAGGCAAAGCGTGA